A stretch of Crossiella cryophila DNA encodes these proteins:
- a CDS encoding succinate dehydrogenase cytochrome b subunit has product MAVPSLTTAVPPRTPTGRVRRSPRISSVILKAVMAVTGLALFGFVVAHMVGNLKIFFGAESFDSYARFLRTVGEPLIPERGLLWIMRIGLLVAVFAHIVAATMLARRARRARPVRYHHRSKVQGSYAARTMRWGGVIIALFVLYHLMDLTLLWLNPHGVHGEAYNNVTSDFQRWPVVLVYTLAVLTLGFHLRHGVWSALRSLGRGRARTEARLRLIALTVAVLICAGYLSVPFAVLTGLVS; this is encoded by the coding sequence ATGGCTGTTCCCAGCTTGACCACCGCCGTCCCACCACGGACGCCGACCGGCCGTGTTCGCCGGTCGCCCCGGATCTCCTCGGTGATCCTCAAGGCCGTCATGGCCGTGACCGGACTGGCCCTGTTCGGCTTCGTCGTGGCGCACATGGTCGGCAACCTCAAGATCTTCTTCGGCGCCGAGTCCTTCGACAGCTACGCGCGCTTCCTGCGCACCGTTGGCGAGCCGCTCATCCCGGAGCGCGGGCTGCTCTGGATCATGCGGATCGGGCTGCTGGTCGCGGTCTTCGCGCACATCGTCGCGGCCACCATGCTGGCCCGCCGCGCCCGCAGGGCCCGGCCGGTGCGCTACCACCACCGCAGCAAGGTGCAGGGCAGCTACGCGGCCAGGACCATGCGCTGGGGCGGGGTGATCATCGCGCTGTTCGTGCTCTACCACCTGATGGACCTGACCCTGCTGTGGCTCAACCCGCACGGGGTGCACGGCGAGGCGTACAACAACGTCACCTCGGACTTCCAGCGCTGGCCGGTGGTGCTGGTCTACACCCTGGCCGTGCTGACCCTGGGCTTCCACCTGCGGCACGGGGTGTGGAGCGCGCTGCGCAGCCTCGGCCGCGGCCGGGCCCGCACCGAGGCGCGGCTGCGGCTGATCGCGCTGACCGTGGCGGTGCTGATCTGCGCCGGTTACCTGTCCGTCCCCTTCGCTGTGCTGACCGGGTTGGTGAGCTGA
- a CDS encoding fumarate reductase/succinate dehydrogenase flavoprotein subunit, with product MSYFVEGDPIADTRAPDGPIESRWERRRFSARLVNPANKRKLSVIVVGTGLAGGSAAATLAELGYRVSSFCYQDSPRRAHSIAAQGGINAAKNYRNDGDSVHRLFYDTVKGGDFRARESNVHRLAEISTQIIDQCVAQGVPFAREYGGLLDTRSFGGAQVARTFYARGQTGQQLLLGAYQALSRQIHAGRVTMHPRTEMLDLIVADGRARGIVVRDLVSGEVSTHFADAVVLATGGYGNAFYLSTNAKGCNTTAIWRAHRRGALFANPCYTQIHPTCIPVSGDHQSKLTLMSESLRNDGRVWVPRQAGDSRPPNEIPEDERDYYLERIYPSFGNLVPRDIASRAAKNVCDAGRGVGPGGLGVYLDFADAIRRLGRDAVSASYGNLFEMYQRITGEDPYAVPMRIYPAVHYTMGGLWVDYDLRSTIPGLFVVGEANFSDHGANRLGASALMQGLADGYFVLPNTIGDYLADGPFEAVDEGHPAAVDALAEVKSTVDKLLSVNGTRTVDDFHRELGRLMWDHCGMERSEEGLRKALERIPELRAEFWREVKVPGTGEGLNQALEKAGRVADFFELAELMCVDALHRTESCGGHFRAESQTPDGEARRDDEQFSYVAAWEFAGAGQSPVLHKENLAFDYVTPSQRSYK from the coding sequence ATGAGCTATTTCGTCGAGGGCGACCCGATCGCCGACACCAGGGCGCCGGACGGGCCGATCGAGAGCCGCTGGGAACGCCGCCGGTTCAGCGCGCGGCTGGTCAACCCGGCCAACAAGCGCAAGCTGAGCGTGATCGTGGTCGGCACCGGCCTGGCCGGCGGTTCGGCCGCGGCCACCCTGGCCGAGCTGGGCTACCGGGTCAGCTCCTTCTGCTACCAGGACAGCCCGCGCCGGGCACACAGCATCGCCGCGCAGGGCGGGATCAACGCGGCCAAGAACTACCGCAACGACGGCGACAGCGTGCACCGGCTCTTCTACGACACGGTCAAGGGCGGCGACTTCCGGGCCAGGGAGTCCAACGTGCACCGGCTGGCCGAGATCAGCACCCAGATCATCGACCAGTGCGTGGCCCAGGGCGTGCCCTTCGCCCGGGAGTACGGCGGCCTGCTGGACACCCGCTCCTTCGGCGGCGCGCAGGTGGCCCGCACCTTCTACGCGCGTGGCCAGACCGGGCAGCAGCTGCTGCTGGGCGCCTACCAGGCGCTGTCCCGGCAGATCCACGCCGGCCGGGTCACCATGCACCCGCGCACCGAGATGCTGGACCTGATCGTGGCCGACGGCCGGGCCCGCGGCATCGTGGTCCGCGACCTGGTCTCCGGCGAGGTCAGCACGCATTTCGCCGACGCGGTGGTGCTGGCCACCGGCGGCTACGGCAACGCCTTCTACCTCTCCACCAACGCCAAGGGCTGCAACACCACCGCGATCTGGCGGGCGCACCGCCGCGGCGCGCTGTTCGCCAACCCCTGCTACACCCAGATCCACCCGACCTGCATCCCGGTCAGCGGCGACCACCAGTCCAAGCTGACCCTGATGAGCGAGTCGCTGCGCAACGACGGCCGGGTGTGGGTGCCGCGGCAGGCCGGGGACAGCAGGCCGCCCAACGAGATCCCCGAGGACGAGCGCGACTACTACCTGGAGCGGATCTACCCCAGCTTCGGCAACCTGGTGCCACGCGACATCGCCTCCAGGGCCGCGAAGAACGTCTGCGACGCCGGCCGCGGGGTCGGGCCGGGCGGGCTGGGCGTGTACCTGGACTTCGCCGACGCCATCCGCAGGCTGGGCCGGGACGCGGTCTCGGCCAGCTACGGCAACCTGTTCGAGATGTACCAGCGGATCACCGGCGAGGACCCGTACGCGGTGCCGATGCGGATCTACCCCGCGGTGCACTACACCATGGGCGGGCTGTGGGTGGACTACGACCTGCGCAGCACCATCCCTGGCCTGTTCGTCGTCGGTGAGGCCAACTTCTCCGACCACGGCGCCAACCGGCTCGGCGCGAGCGCGCTGATGCAGGGCCTGGCCGACGGGTACTTCGTGCTGCCCAACACCATCGGCGACTACCTGGCCGACGGCCCGTTCGAGGCCGTCGACGAAGGCCACCCGGCCGCGGTGGACGCCCTCGCCGAGGTGAAGTCCACTGTGGACAAACTGCTTTCGGTGAACGGCACCCGGACAGTCGATGACTTCCACCGCGAACTGGGTCGCCTGATGTGGGACCACTGCGGCATGGAACGCAGCGAGGAGGGCCTGCGCAAGGCCCTGGAACGCATTCCGGAGCTGCGCGCGGAGTTCTGGCGCGAGGTCAAGGTGCCCGGCACCGGCGAGGGCCTCAACCAGGCTTTGGAGAAGGCAGGCCGGGTGGCCGACTTCTTCGAGCTGGCCGAGCTGATGTGCGTGGACGCGTTGCACCGCACCGAATCCTGCGGTGGCCACTTCCGCGCCGAGAGCCAGACCCCCGACGGCGAGGCCCGCCGCGACGACGAGCAGTTCAGCTATGTCGCCGCCTGGGAGTTCGCCGGCGCGGGCCAGTCCCCGGTGCTGCACAAGGAAAACCTCGCCTTCGACTACGTCACCCCCAGCCAGCGGAGCTACAAGTGA
- a CDS encoding succinate dehydrogenase/fumarate reductase iron-sulfur subunit: MRLTLNIWRQTGPEDKGRMVRYRLEEVSEDMSFLEMLDVLNEKLTLAGDEPVAFDHDCREGICGMCGMMINGIAHGPEKATTACQLHMRHFDDGDSITIEPWRAAPFPVIKDLVVDRSAFDEIIQAGGYVSAPTGSAPDAHATPVPKPDADTAFEAAACIGCGACVAACPNGSGLLFTAAKVTHLGLLPQGQPERDTRVINMLTTHDALGFGGCTNAGECTTVCPKGIPLESIARLNADYLSAKLANRTR, encoded by the coding sequence GTGAGACTGACCCTCAACATCTGGCGCCAGACCGGGCCCGAGGACAAGGGCAGGATGGTGCGCTACCGGCTCGAAGAGGTCTCCGAGGACATGTCCTTCCTGGAGATGCTCGACGTGCTCAACGAGAAGCTCACCCTGGCCGGGGACGAGCCGGTGGCCTTCGACCACGACTGCCGCGAGGGCATCTGCGGCATGTGCGGCATGATGATCAACGGCATCGCGCACGGCCCGGAGAAGGCCACCACCGCCTGCCAGCTGCACATGCGCCACTTCGACGACGGCGACTCCATCACCATCGAACCGTGGCGAGCCGCCCCGTTCCCGGTGATCAAGGACCTGGTCGTGGACCGCAGCGCCTTCGACGAGATCATCCAGGCAGGCGGCTACGTCAGCGCCCCCACCGGCAGCGCCCCCGACGCGCACGCCACCCCCGTCCCCAAACCCGACGCCGACACCGCCTTCGAGGCAGCCGCCTGCATCGGCTGCGGAGCCTGCGTGGCCGCCTGCCCCAACGGCTCCGGCCTGCTGTTCACCGCGGCCAAGGTCACCCACCTCGGCCTGCTCCCACAGGGCCAGCCGGAACGCGACACCCGGGTGATCAACATGCTCACCACCCACGACGCCCTGGGCTTCGGCGGCTGCACCAACGCGGGCGAATGCACCACGGTCTGCCCCAAGGGAATCCCCCTGGAATCCATCGCCCGCCTCAACGCCGACTACCTCAGCGCCAAACTCGCCAACCGCACCCGCTAA
- a CDS encoding carboxylesterase/lipase family protein, with protein MTEVLAATSHGRVRGQSADGIVRFLGIPYASAPRGIGRFAAPEPVRPWAGVRAATEFGATAPAVGLSGPGLEFLVEPAIPGEEYLNLNVWTPGVDDARRPVLVWIHGGAHVTGSSAQPIFDGQAFAANGIVFVSFNYRLGAEGHAQLPDAPANRALLDQRAALEWVRREIAAFGGDPDRVTVSGSSAGASAVLSLLSLDTGLLHRAVVQSVAARSALSTVDAERIAKELADQAGVPATAAGLATVAPQRLAELSSGLALAVMADPDPLRWGESVAAASMAFGPVVDGHVLPHHPYQAVLDGAGRDTELLIGTNSDELLLLTQDEATSAALTELVFREPVYALAESRSAAAATYVYEFGWRSPLPGAGAAHGLELGFVFDNLGHSTLEGEAPPQDLARAVNQGWTSFAANGDPGWPPFTDDTPFVRWLGG; from the coding sequence GTGACCGAGGTGCTGGCGGCCACGTCCCACGGTCGGGTTCGGGGGCAGAGTGCCGACGGGATCGTCCGTTTTCTGGGTATTCCCTACGCATCCGCCCCGCGGGGCATCGGCCGGTTCGCCGCGCCGGAACCCGTGCGGCCGTGGGCGGGGGTGCGGGCGGCCACCGAGTTCGGCGCCACCGCGCCCGCGGTGGGCCTGAGTGGGCCGGGACTGGAATTCCTGGTCGAACCGGCCATTCCGGGCGAGGAATACCTCAACCTCAACGTGTGGACGCCGGGCGTGGACGACGCGCGGCGGCCGGTGCTGGTGTGGATCCACGGTGGCGCGCACGTCACCGGCTCCTCCGCCCAGCCGATCTTCGACGGACAGGCGTTCGCGGCCAACGGGATCGTGTTCGTCTCCTTCAACTACCGGCTCGGCGCCGAGGGCCACGCGCAGCTGCCCGACGCCCCGGCCAACCGGGCGCTGCTCGACCAGCGGGCCGCCCTGGAGTGGGTCCGGCGCGAGATCGCCGCGTTCGGCGGTGACCCGGACCGGGTCACGGTCAGCGGCAGCTCGGCCGGTGCCAGTGCGGTGCTCTCGCTGCTGTCCCTGGACACCGGTCTGCTACACCGGGCCGTGGTCCAGAGCGTGGCCGCCAGATCCGCACTGTCCACAGTGGACGCCGAACGGATCGCCAAGGAACTGGCGGACCAGGCAGGGGTACCGGCCACCGCCGCCGGACTGGCCACCGTGGCACCACAACGGCTCGCCGAGCTGTCCAGCGGACTGGCCCTCGCGGTGATGGCGGACCCGGATCCGTTGCGCTGGGGCGAATCCGTGGCCGCCGCCTCGATGGCCTTCGGCCCCGTGGTCGACGGACACGTCCTGCCGCACCACCCGTACCAAGCCGTCCTGGACGGCGCGGGCCGGGACACCGAACTGCTCATCGGCACCAACTCCGACGAACTCCTGCTGCTGACCCAGGACGAGGCGACCTCGGCGGCGCTGACCGAACTGGTCTTCCGCGAACCGGTCTACGCACTGGCCGAATCCCGCTCCGCCGCCGCGGCCACCTACGTCTACGAGTTCGGCTGGCGTTCACCGCTACCCGGCGCGGGCGCCGCGCACGGACTGGAACTCGGCTTCGTCTTCGACAACCTCGGTCACTCGACCCTGGAAGGCGAAGCACCGCCGCAGGACCTGGCCCGCGCGGTCAACCAGGGCTGGACCTCCTTCGCGGCCAACGGGGATCCGGGCTGGCCGCCGTTCACCGACGACACGCCCTTCGTCCGCTGGCTGGGCGGCTGA
- a CDS encoding lysozyme — protein MTFSTPGARSCTLATLAILLLAATAPAHAAGSGAERAFAGAGAAETRDGTVYQPSGKPLGLDVSGHQGEVNWAAVKNNQATFAYVKATEGTGFKNPRFSQQYKGSFEVGLIRGSYHFALPDRSGGAAQANFFVDNGGGWSGDGRTLPGALDIEYNPYGPTCYGKSPAAMSGWIREFSDQYVKRTGRHPTIYTTTNWWKQCTGNDPSFGKDHPLWLARYAKELGERPAGWSFHTFWQFDDKGKFPGDQNEFNGTLDRLRVFAKG, from the coding sequence ATGACCTTCTCTACCCCGGGTGCAAGGTCGTGCACACTGGCGACCCTCGCGATCCTGCTGCTCGCCGCGACCGCCCCCGCCCACGCTGCCGGGTCCGGCGCCGAACGCGCCTTCGCCGGCGCGGGCGCGGCCGAGACCAGGGACGGCACCGTGTACCAGCCCAGCGGCAAACCGCTCGGGCTCGACGTCAGCGGTCACCAGGGCGAGGTGAACTGGGCCGCGGTCAAGAACAACCAGGCCACCTTCGCCTACGTCAAGGCGACCGAGGGCACCGGGTTCAAGAACCCGCGGTTCAGCCAGCAGTACAAGGGTTCCTTCGAGGTCGGCCTGATCCGCGGCTCCTACCACTTCGCGCTGCCCGACCGCTCCGGCGGCGCGGCCCAGGCGAACTTCTTCGTGGACAACGGCGGCGGCTGGTCCGGTGACGGGCGCACCCTGCCCGGCGCGCTGGACATCGAGTACAACCCTTACGGGCCAACGTGTTACGGCAAGAGCCCGGCTGCGATGTCGGGCTGGATCCGGGAGTTCAGCGACCAGTACGTCAAGCGCACCGGGCGGCATCCCACCATCTACACCACCACCAACTGGTGGAAGCAGTGCACCGGCAACGATCCCTCCTTCGGCAAGGACCATCCGCTGTGGCTGGCCAGGTATGCCAAGGAACTGGGGGAACGGCCGGCGGGGTGGAGCTTCCACACCTTCTGGCAGTTCGACGACAAGGGCAAGTTCCCCGGCGACCAGAACGAGTTCAACGGCACCCTGGACCGGCTCAGGGTCTTCGCCAAGGGCTGA
- a CDS encoding alpha/beta hydrolase, which yields MNRGTLVVLPGRGEHADRYSRLTARLAVDGYQVRVVDLPEPEPSLALARVHTLAKATEGPLYLLGADTGALLALHVARFEPAVRAVIAAGVPGGALPADGETLDFDDELKLRLHSADQRTELAADEGLRRGELLRKPVPPALAEAALAGGPDLPVLVLHGDSDVLCPPLTARTLALRLRQSRFVTVAESRHDVLHDSHHRSVAAQIVQLLEQTRTSRYSTPALRVSIRSTF from the coding sequence ATGAACCGGGGAACCCTGGTAGTCCTGCCAGGCCGCGGCGAGCACGCCGACCGCTATTCCAGGTTGACCGCGCGGCTGGCGGTCGACGGCTACCAGGTGCGGGTCGTGGACCTGCCCGAGCCAGAACCGTCCTTGGCCCTGGCCCGCGTGCACACGCTGGCCAAGGCCACCGAGGGCCCGCTGTACCTGCTCGGCGCGGACACCGGCGCGCTGCTCGCGCTGCACGTGGCGCGGTTCGAGCCCGCGGTGCGGGCGGTGATCGCCGCGGGCGTGCCCGGCGGCGCGCTGCCGGCCGACGGCGAGACCCTGGACTTCGACGACGAGCTGAAACTGCGGCTGCACAGCGCGGACCAGCGGACCGAACTGGCCGCCGACGAGGGACTGCGGCGTGGCGAGCTGCTGCGCAAGCCGGTGCCGCCCGCGCTGGCCGAGGCGGCCCTGGCCGGTGGGCCGGACCTGCCGGTGCTGGTGCTGCACGGCGATTCGGATGTGCTGTGCCCGCCGCTCACCGCCCGGACGCTGGCCCTGCGGCTACGCCAGTCACGCTTCGTGACCGTGGCCGAGAGCAGGCACGACGTGCTGCACGACAGCCATCACCGGAGCGTAGCGGCACAGATCGTGCAGCTGCTGGAGCAGACGAGGACCAGTCGCTACTCCACCCCGGCGCTGCGAGTCTCGATTCGGTCGACGTTCTGA
- the sfnG gene encoding dimethylsulfone monooxygenase SfnG: MSLSTPESLKFAYWVPNVSGGLVTSDIEQRTDWGYEYNKKLAVLAENNGFEYALSQVRYIASYGAAYQHESTSFSLALLLATQRLKVIAAVHPGLWQPGVLAKLIATADHLSGGRAAVNVVSGWFKDEFTKLGEPWLEHDERYRRSEEFIRVLREIWTSDAAEFRGDFYRLHDFDLKPKPLAGPGRPHPEIFQGGNSTAARAMAGRVSDWYFSNGKDFEGVTEQVTEVKGAAAANGRTVRFGLNAFLIARDTEAEAKETLREIIAKANVEAVHGFRDAVAQAGRSTSDKRGMWADSDFDDLVQYNDGFRSRLIGTPEQIAHRIVEYKRRGVDLLLLGFLHYLEEVEYFGKHVLPIVRELEADAARREPVVTGV; this comes from the coding sequence GTGTCCCTATCCACACCCGAATCGTTGAAGTTCGCCTACTGGGTGCCGAATGTGAGCGGTGGCCTGGTCACCAGCGACATCGAGCAGCGCACCGACTGGGGCTATGAGTACAACAAAAAGCTGGCCGTGCTCGCGGAGAACAACGGCTTCGAGTACGCGCTGAGCCAGGTCCGCTACATCGCCAGCTATGGTGCCGCCTACCAGCACGAGTCCACCAGTTTCAGCCTCGCCCTGCTGCTGGCCACCCAGCGGCTCAAGGTGATCGCGGCCGTGCACCCCGGACTGTGGCAGCCGGGCGTGCTGGCCAAGCTGATCGCCACCGCCGACCACCTCTCCGGCGGCCGGGCCGCGGTGAACGTGGTCAGCGGCTGGTTCAAGGACGAGTTCACCAAACTCGGCGAACCCTGGCTGGAACACGATGAGCGCTACCGGCGCTCGGAGGAGTTCATCCGGGTGCTGCGGGAGATCTGGACCTCCGACGCGGCCGAGTTCCGCGGCGACTTCTACCGCCTGCACGACTTCGACCTCAAACCCAAACCCCTGGCCGGACCGGGCAGGCCGCATCCGGAGATCTTCCAGGGCGGCAACTCCACCGCCGCCCGCGCCATGGCCGGGCGGGTCTCGGACTGGTACTTCAGCAACGGCAAGGACTTCGAGGGGGTGACCGAACAGGTCACCGAGGTCAAGGGCGCGGCGGCGGCCAACGGGCGCACCGTCCGATTCGGACTCAACGCCTTCCTCATCGCCAGGGACACCGAGGCCGAGGCGAAGGAGACCCTGCGCGAGATCATCGCCAAGGCCAACGTCGAGGCCGTGCACGGGTTCCGGGACGCGGTCGCACAGGCCGGACGGTCCACTTCGGACAAACGTGGGATGTGGGCTGACTCCGACTTCGACGACCTGGTGCAGTACAACGACGGCTTCCGCAGCAGGCTGATCGGCACCCCGGAGCAGATCGCGCACCGGATCGTGGAGTACAAGCGGCGCGGGGTGGACCTGCTGCTGCTCGGCTTCCTGCACTACCTGGAAGAGGTCGAGTACTTCGGCAAGCACGTGCTGCCCATCGTCCGTGAGCTGGAAGCCGACGCCGCCAGGCGCGAGCCTGTCGTGACGGGAGTCTGA
- a CDS encoding acyl-CoA dehydrogenase family protein, translating into MTNTEARATTFDDRPQPRTPDEWIARAGEVAAILAVDAVARDKAGATPYAEVKLLKDSGLVTLLAPAEHGGGGQNWVTAYQVIREVAKADGSIGQLLGYHYLWAWAVRLVGTPAQIEAVEEAAAKHRWFFGGAVNPRDGDLVIRDTGNTIVYNGRKSFSTGGKVSDVTVLEGVLEGTETHVFAIVPSDQPGIIFHDDWDNIGQRLTESGSAEIRDVHVDWAAAAGFVDKVFQTRVYNTLNVPAIQLVFVNFYLGIARGALETAATYTREHSRSWLNSPYERAVDEPYVLDIYGDLGAKLWAVEALADQVAVEAQRIHDDPDALTERQRGEHEVRVAAVKARATEVALEVTERIFEVTGARATASSQGLDRFWRNVRTHTLHDPVAYKRAEVGVYLLRAEIPAPTWYS; encoded by the coding sequence ATGACCAACACCGAAGCCCGCGCCACCACCTTCGACGACCGTCCCCAGCCCCGCACCCCCGACGAGTGGATCGCCAGGGCCGGTGAGGTGGCCGCGATCCTGGCCGTGGACGCGGTCGCCCGCGACAAGGCGGGCGCCACCCCGTACGCGGAAGTCAAGCTGCTCAAGGACTCCGGCCTGGTCACCCTGCTCGCCCCGGCCGAACACGGTGGCGGCGGCCAGAACTGGGTCACCGCCTACCAGGTGATCCGCGAGGTGGCCAAGGCCGACGGCTCCATCGGCCAGCTGCTCGGCTACCACTACCTGTGGGCCTGGGCGGTCCGGCTGGTCGGCACCCCGGCGCAGATCGAGGCGGTGGAGGAGGCCGCGGCCAAGCACCGCTGGTTCTTCGGCGGCGCGGTCAACCCCAGGGACGGCGACCTGGTCATCAGGGACACCGGCAACACGATCGTCTACAACGGACGGAAGTCCTTCTCCACCGGCGGCAAGGTCTCCGACGTCACCGTGCTCGAAGGTGTCCTGGAGGGCACCGAGACGCACGTCTTCGCCATCGTGCCCTCCGATCAGCCCGGCATCATCTTCCACGACGACTGGGACAACATCGGGCAGCGGCTCACCGAGAGCGGCAGCGCGGAGATCCGGGACGTGCACGTGGACTGGGCGGCCGCGGCCGGGTTCGTGGACAAGGTGTTCCAGACCAGGGTCTACAACACGCTCAACGTGCCCGCCATCCAGCTGGTCTTCGTCAACTTCTACCTCGGTATCGCCAGGGGCGCACTGGAAACCGCGGCCACCTACACCCGCGAGCACAGCCGCTCCTGGCTGAACTCCCCGTACGAGCGCGCGGTGGACGAGCCCTACGTGCTCGACATCTACGGCGACCTCGGCGCCAAGCTGTGGGCGGTGGAGGCCCTCGCGGACCAGGTCGCCGTTGAGGCGCAACGCATCCACGACGATCCGGACGCGCTCACCGAACGGCAGCGCGGCGAGCACGAGGTCCGGGTGGCCGCGGTCAAGGCCCGCGCCACCGAGGTCGCCCTCGAGGTGACCGAACGGATCTTCGAGGTGACCGGCGCCAGGGCCACCGCGAGCAGCCAGGGCCTGGACCGGTTCTGGCGCAACGTGCGCACGCACACCCTGCACGACCCGGTGGCCTACAAGCGGGCCGAGGTCGGGGTGTACCTGCTGCGCGCGGAGATCCCGGCTCCCACCTGGTACTCATGA
- a CDS encoding SfnB family sulfur acquisition oxidoreductase — protein sequence MTTIPASASARVISGDAEALAVAARLAEKFATGAADRDAHRWLPEAELDELSRSGLLGITVPAAHGGAEVATTTLAEVFRLLAAADPNLAQIPQSHFAYVNVLRAQGNPAQQAFFFAELLAGKRFGNAQSEAGTKHVQDYRTRLNPAGPGKFTLNGVKHYSTGALFAHWIPVLAKDPEDNLQVAYVPAGAPGLSIVDDWNGMGQRTTASGTVRLDDVPVPAEHVVPHHRTFTGPQLHGAVAQLLHAAIDAGIAGGALTEAVEFVRTRSRPWFESGVDRADQDPLTAQRFGELTVSVRAAEALLTTAAAQVDEARENLTDATAATASIAVAVAKAAADRAAIELTNALFELGGTRSALDELNLHRHWRNARTHTLHDPVRWKIQHIGRHTLTGAPPPRHGLI from the coding sequence ATGACCACCATCCCAGCCTCGGCGTCGGCGCGCGTCATCAGCGGCGACGCCGAGGCGTTGGCGGTGGCCGCCCGGCTCGCGGAGAAGTTCGCCACCGGCGCGGCCGACCGCGACGCGCACCGGTGGCTGCCCGAGGCCGAACTCGACGAGCTGTCCAGAAGCGGCCTGCTCGGCATCACCGTGCCCGCCGCCCACGGTGGCGCCGAGGTGGCCACCACCACCCTGGCCGAGGTGTTCCGGCTGCTCGCCGCCGCCGACCCGAACCTGGCCCAGATCCCGCAAAGCCACTTCGCCTACGTCAACGTGTTGCGCGCCCAGGGAAACCCGGCACAACAGGCGTTCTTCTTCGCCGAACTCCTGGCCGGCAAACGATTCGGCAACGCCCAGTCCGAGGCCGGGACCAAACACGTCCAGGACTACCGGACCCGCCTGAACCCGGCCGGACCAGGGAAGTTCACCCTCAACGGGGTCAAGCACTACAGCACCGGCGCGCTGTTCGCGCACTGGATCCCGGTGCTGGCCAAGGACCCCGAGGACAACCTCCAGGTCGCCTACGTGCCCGCCGGTGCCCCCGGACTGTCCATTGTGGATGACTGGAACGGCATGGGGCAACGCACCACCGCCAGCGGCACCGTGCGGCTGGACGACGTGCCGGTGCCCGCCGAACACGTCGTGCCGCACCACCGCACCTTCACCGGGCCGCAACTGCACGGCGCGGTGGCCCAGCTGCTGCACGCGGCCATCGACGCCGGGATCGCCGGTGGTGCGCTGACCGAGGCGGTCGAGTTCGTCCGCACCCGCAGCCGCCCCTGGTTCGAGAGCGGGGTGGACCGGGCCGATCAGGATCCGCTGACCGCGCAACGCTTCGGCGAACTGACCGTGTCCGTGCGCGCCGCGGAAGCCTTGCTCACCACGGCCGCGGCCCAGGTCGATGAGGCGAGGGAGAACCTCACCGACGCCACCGCGGCCACCGCCTCCATCGCGGTGGCGGTGGCCAAGGCGGCCGCCGACCGGGCCGCCATCGAGCTGACGAACGCCCTCTTCGAGCTGGGTGGCACCCGGTCGGCCCTGGACGAGCTGAACCTGCACCGGCACTGGCGCAACGCCCGCACGCACACCCTGCACGACCCGGTGCGCTGGAAGATCCAGCACATCGGCCGCCACACCCTGACCGGCGCACCCCCGCCCCGGCA